The proteins below come from a single Streptomyces sp. B3I8 genomic window:
- a CDS encoding ABC transporter substrate-binding protein, protein MFAPFIHPGPGPDPRPARRGRLRAAALGTVLVTVLTPALSACGGDTAAASGTATLKWASSYFPSHWDPVVSGSGAQFRELALVYASLTRTDEKGDAVPDLAESWKYNARGDEITFRLRPHLKFSDGEPVDATAVKAAIERAKKQKDSALFGDLTSIESVDANGLDAVVHLNQVDYQIPQLLGERVLQIASPKAARDASALDRDPVGAGPFLVTQIVPGTKAVLKKNPDYWDAKDIHIDRVELTSAPDAATVVSGLRTGVYNFADIDPSQAQAAEKAGLDVFVQPGFNASNISLNVNKAPFDDDRVVDAVRYAVNRQEFVDKLTFGYGETTDQPFPKGYVAYDPASADAYPYDPAKARELLAEAGHKAGDLQLDLVVPAEDPQAEIVQSQLAKVGIKVTIKIDKNWATPFFAKDLAFSLYSTTGRDSALQTLTAHFGPHGPLNLSSPYEPAGFEAAAAKVRRTPLNSPDYATVLRAATRAGLKSKALVFTYSQPNLIAKSTSVSDLPKNPAHLDWTGVTIGGH, encoded by the coding sequence ATGTTCGCACCATTCATCCACCCCGGTCCCGGCCCGGACCCGCGCCCCGCCCGACGGGGCCGGCTGCGCGCCGCCGCGCTGGGGACCGTCCTCGTCACCGTGCTCACCCCTGCCCTGAGCGCCTGCGGCGGCGACACCGCCGCCGCGAGCGGCACCGCGACCCTGAAGTGGGCCTCCTCCTACTTCCCCTCCCACTGGGACCCGGTGGTCAGCGGCAGCGGCGCCCAGTTCCGCGAACTCGCTCTGGTCTACGCCTCGTTGACCCGCACCGACGAGAAGGGCGACGCCGTCCCCGACCTGGCCGAGAGCTGGAAGTACAACGCCAGGGGCGACGAGATCACCTTCCGCCTGCGCCCCCATCTGAAGTTCAGCGACGGCGAGCCGGTCGACGCCACCGCGGTGAAGGCCGCGATCGAACGCGCCAAGAAGCAGAAGGACTCCGCGCTGTTCGGCGATCTGACGTCCATCGAGTCGGTGGACGCCAACGGTCTGGACGCGGTCGTCCACCTGAACCAGGTCGACTACCAGATACCCCAGTTGCTCGGTGAGCGGGTACTGCAGATCGCCAGCCCCAAGGCGGCACGGGACGCGAGCGCGCTGGACCGCGACCCGGTCGGCGCGGGCCCGTTCCTCGTGACGCAGATCGTCCCGGGCACCAAGGCGGTGCTGAAGAAGAACCCCGACTACTGGGACGCGAAGGACATCCACATCGACCGCGTCGAACTCACCTCCGCGCCCGACGCCGCCACGGTCGTCTCCGGCCTGCGAACCGGCGTCTACAACTTCGCCGACATCGACCCCAGTCAGGCACAGGCCGCCGAGAAGGCCGGACTCGACGTCTTCGTCCAGCCCGGCTTCAACGCCTCCAACATCAGCCTGAACGTCAACAAGGCACCGTTCGACGACGACAGGGTCGTCGACGCCGTCCGGTACGCGGTCAACCGCCAGGAGTTCGTCGACAAGCTGACCTTCGGCTACGGCGAGACGACCGACCAGCCCTTCCCCAAGGGTTACGTCGCCTACGACCCCGCGTCCGCCGATGCCTACCCCTACGACCCGGCCAAGGCGAGAGAACTGCTCGCCGAGGCCGGTCACAAGGCCGGCGATCTCCAGCTGGACCTGGTCGTTCCGGCCGAGGACCCGCAGGCGGAGATCGTCCAGTCGCAGCTCGCGAAGGTCGGCATCAAAGTCACCATCAAGATCGACAAGAACTGGGCGACCCCGTTCTTCGCCAAGGACCTGGCGTTCTCGCTGTACTCGACGACCGGCCGCGACTCGGCGCTGCAGACGCTCACCGCCCACTTCGGCCCGCACGGACCGCTCAACCTCAGTTCCCCCTACGAGCCGGCCGGCTTCGAGGCGGCCGCGGCCAAGGTGCGCCGGACGCCGCTGAACTCGCCGGACTACGCCACGGTGCTGCGCGCGGCGACCCGGGCCGGGCTGAAGAGCAAGGCGCTGGTCTTCACCTACTCCCAGCCCAACCTCATCGCCAAGAGCACGTCCGTCTCCGACCTGCCGAAGAACCCGGCCCACCTCGACTGGACCGGCGTGACCATCGGCGGCCACTGA
- a CDS encoding ABC transporter permease, giving the protein MTTTQAQARQPAPAADGRTAAGTRARHAAGRVLATVARSAALFVPVFLVATLVTFALRSLSGLSPARIQLGEQATPEAIARVESQWGLDRPFLVQYGDWIGGVLHGQLGASWTNGADISTLIGLGLGVSLSVAVLALAIGVVAGFALGTLAALRRTTWVDRVVTGFVTVISVMPAFVVGIFLVAVLAVGLGLFPSAGYVEPGQGIGPWLAHITLPAVALSFDVVADVARQLRTSLVAAYRENYVTGALVRGLSPRRIFFTHVLRNGLGPTLATLGLKFPSLVGASVVTEWIFGLQGFGRFANDSAQSGDVPAVQGVLVVSIVLVVAFNLVVNLVLARVTPASQRGV; this is encoded by the coding sequence ATGACGACAACACAGGCGCAGGCGCGGCAACCGGCCCCGGCCGCCGACGGCCGCACGGCCGCCGGGACCCGGGCGCGGCACGCCGCGGGCCGCGTCCTTGCCACCGTCGCCCGGTCGGCCGCGCTCTTCGTGCCCGTCTTCCTGGTCGCGACCCTCGTGACCTTCGCACTGCGCTCGCTCAGCGGGCTCAGCCCGGCCAGGATCCAGCTCGGCGAGCAGGCCACGCCCGAGGCGATCGCCCGGGTCGAGTCCCAGTGGGGCCTGGACCGTCCCTTCCTGGTGCAGTACGGCGACTGGATCGGCGGCGTGCTGCACGGACAGCTCGGCGCGAGCTGGACCAACGGGGCCGACATCTCCACCCTCATCGGGCTCGGCCTCGGCGTGAGTCTGTCGGTGGCCGTCCTCGCCCTGGCCATCGGCGTCGTCGCGGGCTTCGCCCTGGGAACGCTCGCGGCGCTGCGCCGCACCACCTGGGTCGACCGCGTCGTCACCGGCTTCGTCACGGTGATCTCCGTGATGCCCGCCTTCGTGGTCGGGATCTTCCTGGTGGCGGTCCTCGCGGTCGGGCTGGGGCTGTTCCCTTCCGCCGGCTACGTCGAGCCGGGCCAGGGCATCGGACCGTGGCTCGCCCACATCACGCTGCCGGCAGTCGCCCTGAGCTTCGACGTCGTCGCCGACGTCGCCCGCCAACTGCGTACGAGTCTCGTCGCCGCGTACCGCGAGAACTACGTGACCGGCGCGCTGGTGCGGGGCCTGAGTCCGCGCCGGATCTTCTTCACCCACGTCCTGCGCAACGGCCTCGGGCCGACGCTGGCGACCCTCGGGCTGAAGTTCCCCTCGCTCGTGGGTGCTTCCGTCGTCACCGAGTGGATCTTCGGGCTGCAGGGGTTCGGCCGGTTCGCCAACGACTCCGCCCAGTCCGGCGACGTGCCCGCCGTCCAGGGCGTGCTGGTCGTGTCGATCGTCCTGGTCGTGGCGTTCAACCTCGTCGTCAACCTGGTGCTGGCGCGTGTGACGCCCGCGTCGCAGAGGGGAGTGTGA
- a CDS encoding ABC transporter permease, translating to MVRRVLSLPSGRVAVCVLTVIALLAAFGPLLAPQDPLAGGDHPLAAASGAHWLGTDYLGRDVLSRLLDGSRVSVLGSLEVALTALVVGVVPGILSVYLGRAFEWITLRLADTLVALPFLLFAVAVVALLGNGITQAMLVTGVLVSPLFYRVSRAATLAVARSPYVEAALVSGATIGWVVRRHVWVKVLPPIAVALAQTVGTGFVIVSSLTFLGIGVQPPAPTWGGLLASDLGYLGQRPWAPVTPALLIMVTVWACNVLADVLRDVSGEAGRALLGSRRARAARRIDQADPAPAGGAR from the coding sequence ATGGTGCGCCGTGTGCTGTCCCTGCCGTCCGGCCGTGTCGCCGTGTGCGTGCTCACGGTGATCGCGCTGCTCGCGGCGTTCGGCCCGCTGCTCGCCCCGCAGGATCCGCTGGCCGGGGGCGACCACCCCCTCGCCGCCGCCTCGGGCGCCCACTGGCTGGGCACCGACTACCTGGGCCGGGACGTGCTGAGCCGCCTGCTCGACGGTTCCCGGGTCAGTGTGCTGGGTTCGCTGGAGGTGGCGCTGACCGCGCTGGTGGTGGGGGTGGTCCCGGGGATCCTGTCGGTGTACCTCGGCCGGGCCTTCGAGTGGATCACCCTGCGGCTGGCCGACACCCTCGTCGCGCTGCCCTTCCTGCTGTTCGCCGTCGCCGTCGTCGCCCTGCTCGGCAACGGCATCACCCAGGCGATGCTGGTGACCGGAGTGCTGGTCTCCCCGCTGTTCTACCGGGTCTCGCGGGCAGCCACCCTGGCGGTGGCGCGGTCGCCGTACGTGGAGGCGGCGCTCGTCTCCGGCGCCACGATCGGCTGGGTCGTACGCCGTCACGTCTGGGTCAAGGTGCTGCCGCCGATCGCGGTGGCGCTCGCCCAGACCGTCGGCACCGGCTTCGTGATCGTCTCCAGCCTTACGTTCCTCGGCATCGGCGTCCAGCCGCCCGCGCCCACGTGGGGCGGGCTGCTCGCCTCCGACCTGGGCTATCTCGGCCAGCGGCCGTGGGCGCCGGTCACCCCCGCACTCCTGATCATGGTCACCGTCTGGGCCTGCAACGTCCTCGCCGACGTCCTGCGCGACGTCTCCGGCGAGGCCGGCCGCGCGCTGCTGGGCAGCCGCCGGGCGCGCGCCGCCCGCCGGATCGACCAGGCCGATCCCGCTCCCGCCGGAGGCGCACGATGA